The following coding sequences lie in one Isoptericola variabilis 225 genomic window:
- a CDS encoding cytosine permease, whose amino-acid sequence MATSIELNALNTIDESERHGRPRDLFWPWFAANVSVLGLGYGSYLLGFAISFWQAVAVGIVGIVVSFLFCGFVSLAGRRGSAPTMVLSRAAFGVEGNRLPALLSWILTVGWETVLVSLATLATATVLRELGWGGGTATQAVTLAVVAAVVVAAGVFGFGLVMRLQRIITILTAVLTVVYVALVAHNVDWAAVMSLPAGSAPQVVGGLVFMMTGFGLGWVNMAADYSRYLPRSSSGPAVVGWTTFGAALPPVLLLVSGLLLAGSDPTLDEAIGLDPIGALSALLPTWFLVPFTIVALAGLVGGAALDIYSSGLALLALGLPAPRWVAAAIDGALMVVGAIYVVFVAETFIGPFQGFLITLGVPIAAWCGVLLADILLRRRDYAEPELYDPRGRYGAVRWSAVALVVGGTVIGWGLVTNTFAGWLAWQGYLLGPVGGREGDWAFANLGVLVALTIGFVGTLVTTAGAVRRQEAR is encoded by the coding sequence TTGGCCACCAGCATCGAGCTCAACGCGCTCAACACCATCGACGAGTCCGAGCGGCACGGCAGGCCTCGCGACCTCTTCTGGCCGTGGTTCGCCGCCAACGTCTCGGTGCTGGGCCTCGGGTACGGCTCCTACCTGCTCGGCTTCGCGATCTCGTTCTGGCAGGCCGTCGCGGTGGGGATCGTCGGCATCGTCGTCTCGTTCCTCTTCTGCGGCTTCGTCTCGCTCGCGGGGCGGCGCGGTTCCGCGCCGACGATGGTGCTCAGCCGGGCCGCGTTCGGCGTCGAGGGCAACCGGCTGCCCGCGCTGCTGTCGTGGATCCTCACCGTGGGCTGGGAGACCGTGCTCGTCTCGCTCGCGACGCTCGCCACGGCCACCGTGCTGCGCGAGCTCGGCTGGGGCGGCGGCACCGCCACGCAGGCCGTCACGCTCGCCGTCGTCGCGGCCGTCGTGGTCGCCGCCGGGGTGTTCGGGTTCGGGCTCGTCATGCGGCTCCAGCGGATCATCACGATCCTCACGGCCGTGCTCACGGTGGTCTACGTCGCGCTCGTCGCGCACAACGTCGACTGGGCGGCAGTCATGTCGCTGCCCGCCGGGTCGGCGCCGCAGGTGGTCGGCGGGCTCGTGTTCATGATGACCGGCTTCGGGCTCGGCTGGGTCAACATGGCGGCGGACTACTCGCGCTACCTGCCGCGCTCGTCGTCCGGGCCCGCCGTCGTCGGGTGGACGACGTTCGGCGCCGCGCTGCCGCCCGTGCTGCTCCTGGTCTCGGGGCTCCTGCTCGCGGGCTCGGACCCGACGCTCGACGAGGCGATCGGCCTCGACCCCATCGGGGCCCTGTCGGCGCTGCTGCCGACGTGGTTCCTCGTCCCGTTCACGATCGTCGCGCTCGCAGGGCTCGTCGGCGGCGCGGCGCTCGACATCTACTCGTCCGGCCTGGCGCTGCTCGCGCTCGGCCTGCCCGCCCCGCGCTGGGTCGCCGCGGCGATCGACGGCGCGCTCATGGTCGTCGGCGCGATCTACGTCGTGTTCGTCGCCGAGACCTTCATCGGCCCGTTCCAGGGCTTCCTCATCACGCTCGGCGTGCCGATCGCCGCCTGGTGCGGCGTCCTGCTCGCCGACATCCTCCTGCGCCGCCGCGACTACGCCGAGCCCGAGCTCTACGACCCGCGCGGCCGCTACGGCGCCGTGCGGTGGTCGGCCGTCGCCCTCGTCGTGGGCGGCACGGTGATCGGCTGGGGGCTCGTGACCAACACCTTCGCCGGCTGGCTCGCGTGGCAGGGCTACCTGCTCGGCCCGGTCGGCGGGCGCGAGGGCGACTGGGCGTTCGCCAACCTCGGCGTGCTCGTGGCGCTCACGATCGGGTTCGTCGGCACGCTCGTCACGACGGCGGGCGCCGTCCGCCGCCAGGAGGCCCGGTGA
- the glgC gene encoding glucose-1-phosphate adenylyltransferase codes for MASNPRVLAIVLAGGEGKRLMPLTAHRAKPAVPFGGIYRLVDFALSNIINSGYLRVVVLTQYKSHSLDRHISKTWRMSPLLGNYVAPVPAQQRVGKHWYLGSADAIYQCLNIIDDERPDIVVVVGADHVYRMDFSQMVDAHVESGARATVAAIRQPIALADQFGVIDVDPADPARIREFLEKPTNPVGLPDSPQEVLASMGNYVFDADALVEAVTKDSADPDSRHDMGGDIIPAFVAQGTAGVYDFIRNDVPGSTDRDRDYWRDVGTIDAYFDANKDLIAVQPVFNLYNEDWPLYTGYTGLPPAKFVHAGPGRLGHAADSVVSPGVLVSGATVAGSILSPGVHLHSWATVTDSVLMDGVQVHRHAQVHRAILDKNVVVSSRAGIGVDHDEDRARGFTVTDSGITVVPKGTVVA; via the coding sequence CCTGGTCGACTTCGCCCTGTCGAACATCATCAACTCCGGGTATCTGCGCGTCGTCGTGCTCACCCAGTACAAGTCGCATTCGCTCGACCGGCACATCTCCAAGACGTGGCGGATGTCCCCGCTGCTGGGCAACTACGTCGCCCCCGTGCCGGCGCAGCAGCGCGTCGGCAAGCACTGGTACCTGGGCAGCGCGGACGCCATCTACCAGTGCCTCAACATCATCGACGACGAGCGCCCCGACATCGTGGTCGTGGTCGGCGCCGACCACGTGTACCGCATGGACTTCTCGCAGATGGTCGACGCGCACGTCGAGTCGGGGGCGCGCGCCACGGTCGCGGCGATCCGCCAGCCGATCGCGCTCGCGGACCAGTTCGGCGTCATCGACGTCGACCCGGCCGACCCGGCGCGCATCCGCGAGTTCCTCGAGAAGCCCACCAATCCCGTCGGGCTGCCGGACTCCCCCCAGGAGGTCCTGGCGTCGATGGGCAACTACGTGTTCGACGCCGACGCGCTCGTCGAGGCGGTCACGAAGGACTCGGCCGACCCGGACTCGCGCCACGACATGGGCGGCGACATCATCCCCGCGTTCGTCGCGCAGGGCACCGCGGGCGTGTACGACTTCATCCGCAACGACGTGCCCGGCTCCACCGACCGCGACCGCGACTACTGGCGCGACGTCGGGACGATCGACGCGTACTTCGACGCCAACAAGGACCTCATCGCGGTCCAGCCCGTGTTCAACCTCTACAACGAGGACTGGCCGCTCTACACGGGGTACACGGGCCTGCCCCCGGCCAAGTTCGTGCACGCCGGGCCGGGGCGCCTGGGCCACGCGGCCGACTCGGTCGTCTCACCTGGTGTCCTCGTCTCCGGCGCGACCGTGGCAGGGTCCATCCTGTCCCCGGGCGTGCACCTGCACTCGTGGGCCACCGTGACGGACTCGGTCCTCATGGACGGCGTCCAGGTGCACCGGCACGCCCAGGTCCACCGCGCCATCCTCGACAAGAACGTGGTGGTGAGCTCCCGCGCCGGGATCGGGGTCGACCACGACGAGGACCGGGCACGCGGGTTCACCGTCACCGACTCGGGGATCACCGTCGTCCCGAAGGGCACCGTCGTTGCTTGA
- the fabG gene encoding 3-oxoacyl-ACP reductase FabG translates to MSTTSPTEPATRGRVVVVTGAARGIGRSIAERFVAAGDTVATLYRGGELPDGVHGFVADVTDTAAVDAAFTQIESTLGPVEVLVANAGVTRDQLLMRMSDEEFTTVLDVNLTGTFRCVRRASKGMIRARKGRIVLVGSVVGLYGGPGQVNYSSSKAALVGMARSITRELGARGITANVVAPGFVETDMTAALPEKTQAEYKASIPAGRFATADEVAGVVEFLASDAAAYVSGAVLPVDGGLGMGH, encoded by the coding sequence GTGAGCACCACGAGCCCGACCGAGCCCGCGACGAGGGGTCGCGTCGTCGTCGTGACCGGAGCAGCGCGCGGCATCGGCCGCTCGATCGCCGAGCGGTTCGTCGCCGCCGGCGACACCGTCGCGACCCTCTACCGCGGCGGCGAGCTGCCCGACGGCGTGCACGGCTTCGTGGCCGACGTCACCGACACCGCGGCCGTCGACGCCGCGTTCACGCAGATCGAGAGCACGCTCGGCCCGGTCGAGGTGCTCGTGGCCAACGCCGGCGTCACCCGCGACCAGCTCCTCATGCGCATGAGCGACGAGGAGTTCACCACGGTCCTCGACGTCAACCTCACCGGCACGTTCCGCTGCGTGCGCCGCGCGTCGAAGGGCATGATCCGCGCGCGCAAGGGCCGCATCGTGCTCGTCGGCTCGGTCGTCGGCCTCTACGGCGGCCCGGGTCAGGTCAACTACTCGTCGTCCAAGGCCGCGCTCGTCGGCATGGCCCGGTCCATCACCCGCGAGCTCGGCGCGCGCGGCATCACCGCCAACGTCGTCGCGCCCGGCTTCGTCGAGACCGACATGACCGCGGCGCTGCCCGAGAAGACGCAGGCCGAGTACAAGGCGTCGATCCCCGCGGGCCGGTTCGCGACCGCGGACGAGGTCGCCGGCGTCGTCGAGTTCCTCGCCTCCGACGCCGCCGCGTACGTCAGCGGCGCCGTGCTGCCGGTCGACGGCGGCCTGGGCATGGGCCACTGA
- a CDS encoding cysteine hydrolase family protein — translation MSLVDDGAWLVVVDMQNVFAHPPSPWASPDYPTALAGTRRLVDAFGDRVVFTRYVAPAEPEGAWRAYFALWPFALVPPDAPLYDLVDELDPAGRQVVTRTTFGKWGPELDAATHGAADLVLAGVSTDCCVLSTALPAADAGRRVHVAADACAGASRADHERALDAMRLYAPLVEVTTTAAVLGAP, via the coding sequence GTGAGCCTGGTCGACGACGGCGCGTGGCTCGTCGTCGTCGACATGCAGAACGTCTTCGCGCACCCGCCCAGCCCGTGGGCGTCACCCGACTACCCCACCGCGCTCGCCGGGACGCGGCGGCTCGTCGACGCGTTCGGCGACCGCGTCGTCTTCACGCGGTACGTCGCGCCCGCCGAGCCCGAGGGTGCGTGGCGCGCGTACTTCGCGCTGTGGCCGTTCGCGCTCGTGCCTCCCGACGCCCCGCTGTACGACCTCGTGGACGAGCTCGACCCGGCCGGCCGCCAGGTCGTGACGCGCACGACGTTCGGCAAGTGGGGACCCGAGCTCGACGCCGCGACGCACGGTGCGGCCGACCTCGTGCTCGCCGGCGTCTCGACCGACTGCTGCGTGCTGTCGACCGCGCTCCCGGCCGCCGACGCCGGGCGACGCGTCCACGTCGCGGCCGACGCGTGCGCGGGCGCGTCGCGGGCCGACCACGAGCGTGCGCTCGACGCGATGCGGCTCTACGCGCCGCTCGTGGAGGTCACGACGACGGCGGCGGTCCTCGGCGCGCCCTGA
- a CDS encoding DUF3099 domain-containing protein — protein sequence MRPAEPVHSITSAPEPLADDQSRRMTRYLVQMGIRVVCFLGAIFLADGWLRWVLVVGAVVLPYSAVLFANAGRDRVSYDTSPVTPTAHAQLPAPTGPVPGPTTEPGAGRVVEHQDEAHDDDPGDRPGDDQETR from the coding sequence ATGAGGCCCGCCGAGCCCGTCCACTCGATCACCAGCGCGCCGGAGCCGCTCGCGGACGACCAGTCCCGCCGCATGACCCGGTACCTGGTGCAGATGGGCATCCGCGTCGTCTGCTTCCTCGGCGCGATCTTCCTCGCCGACGGCTGGCTGCGCTGGGTGCTCGTGGTCGGCGCCGTCGTGCTCCCGTACTCGGCCGTGCTGTTCGCGAACGCGGGCCGCGACCGCGTGTCGTACGACACGTCGCCGGTCACGCCGACCGCGCACGCGCAGCTCCCGGCGCCGACCGGGCCGGTCCCGGGGCCGACCACGGAGCCGGGCGCCGGGCGCGTCGTCGAGCACCAGGACGAGGCCCACGACGACGACCCGGGCGACCGCCCGGGAGACGACCAGGAGACGAGATGA
- a CDS encoding histidine phosphatase family protein, with protein sequence MNAAKHEDHATTAVRRLVLLRHAKAEPVRDTGTDAERPLALKGRRQASGVGMALTAAGLVPDLALVSSALRTRQTWDLARAHLDGVDAVVEVRDELYEASVGDVLDLVRAVDPDVGTVLVLGHEPTMAATAAYLAGPGSDDAALAQVRVGVPTATYSVLESAEHPWSEWGKGAARLVHVGRPS encoded by the coding sequence ATGAACGCGGCGAAGCACGAGGACCACGCGACGACGGCCGTGCGCCGGCTCGTGCTGCTGCGCCACGCCAAGGCGGAGCCCGTCCGCGACACCGGGACGGACGCCGAGCGGCCGCTCGCGCTCAAGGGGCGCCGGCAGGCGTCAGGCGTCGGGATGGCGCTCACCGCCGCCGGGCTCGTGCCCGACCTCGCGCTCGTGTCGTCCGCGCTGCGCACCCGCCAGACGTGGGACCTCGCCCGCGCGCACCTCGACGGCGTCGACGCCGTCGTCGAGGTGCGCGACGAGCTGTACGAGGCGAGCGTCGGCGACGTGCTCGACCTCGTGCGCGCGGTCGACCCCGACGTCGGCACCGTGCTCGTCCTGGGCCACGAGCCCACCATGGCCGCGACCGCGGCGTACCTCGCCGGCCCGGGCTCGGACGACGCCGCGCTCGCCCAGGTGCGCGTCGGCGTCCCGACCGCGACGTACTCGGTGCTCGAGAGCGCCGAGCACCCGTGGTCCGAGTGGGGCAAGGGCGCCGCGCGGCTCGTCCACGTCGGACGCCCGTCCTAG
- the fabI gene encoding enoyl-ACP reductase FabI, which yields MGLLEGKKLLITGVLTDSSIAFHTARLAQQEGAEVVLSSFGRQMKLTQAFSRRLPTEAPVVELDVTSGEDLAALADRVREHVDGLDGVVHSIGFAPQSVMGGNFLSGEWPDVATAIEISAFSLKSLAVAAKPLMTSGGSLVGLTFDARYAWPVYDWMGVAKAAFEATNRYLARDLGPEGIRCNLVSAGPLRTTAAKSIPGFATMEDAWPQRAPLGWDQSNPEPAARAVAALLSDWFPATTGEIVHVDGGVHAMGQ from the coding sequence ATGGGTCTCCTCGAGGGCAAGAAGCTGCTCATCACGGGCGTCCTCACGGACAGCTCGATCGCGTTCCACACCGCGCGCCTCGCACAGCAGGAGGGCGCCGAGGTGGTCCTGTCGTCCTTCGGCCGGCAGATGAAGCTCACGCAGGCGTTCTCGCGCCGCCTGCCCACCGAGGCCCCCGTGGTCGAGCTCGACGTCACGAGCGGCGAGGACCTCGCCGCCCTGGCCGACCGCGTGCGCGAGCACGTGGACGGGCTCGACGGCGTCGTGCACTCCATCGGTTTCGCGCCGCAGTCGGTCATGGGCGGCAACTTCCTCTCGGGCGAGTGGCCCGACGTCGCGACCGCGATCGAGATCTCCGCCTTCTCGCTCAAGTCCCTCGCCGTCGCGGCCAAGCCGCTCATGACGTCGGGCGGCTCGCTCGTCGGTCTCACGTTCGACGCGCGCTACGCGTGGCCCGTCTACGACTGGATGGGCGTGGCCAAGGCCGCGTTCGAGGCGACGAACCGGTATCTGGCCCGTGACCTCGGGCCCGAGGGCATCCGGTGTAACCTCGTCTCCGCCGGGCCTCTGCGCACCACGGCCGCGAAGTCGATCCCGGGCTTCGCGACCATGGAGGACGCCTGGCCGCAGCGGGCGCCGCTCGGCTGGGACCAGTCGAACCCGGAACCCGCCGCTCGCGCTGTCGCGGCACTCCTCTCGGACTGGTTCCCGGCGACGACGGGCGAGATCGTCCACGTCGACGGCGGAGTGCACGCGATGGGGCAGTGA
- the serB gene encoding phosphoserine phosphatase SerB, protein MLDPLSDVSTAGAAGPRTSGRRRLVVSDVDSTFITDEVIELIADHAGTRAEVTEVTERAMRGEIDFAASLRERVATLAGVPVGALDEVRSRVRLTPGARELVAEVQRRGWEFGLVSGGFAEILGPIADSLGIRLWRANRLEVAGGVLTGRTVGPVVDRAYKEVTLREWAARTGLELRDTVAVGDGANDLDMIRAAGIGIAFAAKPVVRAQAPFSVDGPRIDAVLDVIDSVDTTVG, encoded by the coding sequence TTGCTTGACCCCCTGTCCGACGTCTCGACGGCAGGCGCCGCCGGCCCGCGCACGAGCGGCCGGCGGCGTCTCGTCGTCAGCGACGTCGACTCCACGTTCATCACCGACGAGGTGATCGAGCTCATCGCCGACCACGCCGGCACGCGCGCCGAGGTCACCGAGGTGACCGAGCGCGCGATGCGCGGCGAGATCGACTTCGCCGCGTCCCTGCGCGAGCGCGTCGCGACGCTCGCGGGCGTGCCCGTCGGCGCGCTCGACGAGGTGCGCTCGCGCGTCCGGCTCACCCCGGGCGCGCGCGAGCTCGTCGCCGAGGTGCAGCGCCGCGGCTGGGAGTTCGGTCTCGTCTCGGGCGGGTTCGCCGAGATCCTCGGCCCGATCGCGGACTCGCTCGGCATCCGGCTGTGGCGCGCCAACCGCCTCGAGGTCGCGGGCGGCGTGCTCACCGGCCGCACCGTCGGTCCGGTCGTCGACCGCGCCTACAAGGAGGTCACGCTCCGCGAGTGGGCGGCGCGCACGGGCCTGGAGCTGCGCGACACCGTCGCGGTCGGCGACGGCGCGAACGACCTCGACATGATCCGGGCGGCCGGCATCGGCATCGCCTTCGCCGCCAAGCCCGTCGTGCGGGCGCAGGCGCCGTTCAGCGTGGACGGCCCGCGCATCGACGCGGTGCTCGACGTCATCGACAGCGTGGACACCACCGTGGGCTGA
- a CDS encoding SURF1 family protein yields the protein MTAPAPEARVPRTRRQWFTLGVAAVLLAVLCLVAARWQWHRYTDREAQIDLVESNYSAEPVPVADLLDGPGAVLDPADVWRPVELEGRYVEDGTVLLRNRPVHGTPGFHVLVPFEAELPGGDEIVLVVDRGFVPLGQDASAPSTVPAPPDGEVRAVVTMRADEPASGRGAPDGQVQAINTAQVLAAAPGGADWAQGRMVGAYGQLRSEDPAPAVSPGALPPPDTDPGSHLSYAFQWVVFALGAVAGYVLLWRRETRPVTVTAGELLEESDLQPRRPARPRRTSDEDYEDALLDGAGQARDTSSA from the coding sequence GTGACGGCCCCGGCACCCGAGGCCCGCGTCCCGCGCACGCGACGGCAGTGGTTCACGCTCGGCGTCGCCGCGGTCCTGCTCGCCGTCCTGTGCCTCGTCGCCGCGCGCTGGCAGTGGCACCGGTACACCGACCGCGAGGCGCAGATCGACCTCGTGGAGTCCAACTACTCGGCCGAGCCCGTCCCGGTCGCCGACCTGCTCGACGGTCCCGGCGCTGTCCTCGACCCCGCCGACGTCTGGCGGCCCGTGGAGCTCGAGGGCCGGTACGTCGAGGACGGCACGGTGCTGCTGCGCAACCGGCCCGTGCACGGCACGCCCGGCTTCCACGTGCTCGTGCCGTTCGAGGCCGAGCTGCCGGGCGGCGACGAGATCGTGCTCGTGGTGGACCGTGGCTTCGTGCCGCTCGGGCAGGACGCGAGCGCGCCGTCGACCGTCCCGGCACCGCCCGACGGCGAGGTGCGCGCCGTCGTGACGATGCGCGCGGACGAGCCGGCGTCGGGCCGGGGTGCGCCCGACGGGCAGGTCCAGGCGATCAACACCGCGCAGGTCCTGGCCGCGGCACCCGGCGGGGCGGACTGGGCGCAGGGCCGCATGGTCGGCGCGTACGGGCAGCTGCGCAGCGAGGACCCCGCGCCGGCCGTCTCCCCCGGCGCCCTGCCGCCGCCCGACACGGACCCTGGCTCGCACCTGAGCTACGCGTTCCAGTGGGTCGTGTTCGCGCTCGGCGCGGTCGCCGGGTACGTGCTGCTGTGGCGGCGCGAGACCCGTCCCGTGACGGTCACGGCGGGCGAGCTGCTCGAGGAGTCCGACCTCCAGCCGCGCCGCCCGGCGCGCCCGCGTCGCACCTCCGACGAGGACTACGAGGACGCGCTGCTCGACGGCGCCGGTCAGGCGAGGGACACGAGCTCGGCGTAG